The DNA window TTGACCCCACGTGGCACCACGTTGTTCTTCCTCTAAATCCTCCTCCTTGCttctcatatttatttaattcaaattgcTTTCTGTTActttctccaaaaaaaatataataataaatttaaaaaattaaagtagaacttttaatctaatttaatagaaaaaattagCATcacttttaagattttataaTTCCTTGgaaatattctaaaatatataattttataaattgaatGACATTTCgaagtttttatatatatatttgatatacgTCACATTAAACTCACGtctcaatatattttattactcAAATTGGAAGtatcttatatttttattttgttaagtCCATCtttcttatataaaattaaaagttgtcTACTTAACAACAATTATCtattaagatataaataaatgtctATAATTGTCCGAATCCTAAGagtagttaaaaaaaaaaaaaaaaaaaatctacgtTCACTATCGTATTAACGCAATATGTTTTTTTCCTagattttcatattattatattaaaattgacaaTTTACATAtacggaaaaagaaaaaaaaacattaaaagttgaaaatcattacaaaattgatatttttcatttcaattgaGAAAGTAGGAACCTAACCTTTCTACATTTGCTCAATTTAATTTCCCATACAAAATTagggaaattttaaataatatataaaaaagtgaaattttaagattttttaattattattattattattatttttttttggataaacataataattttgatagaCAAGGacagagaaaataaaaggtggGATTTTGTGAcatatttgaatattaattattaggAATTCTTTATGGTCTGagaatcatatttatttttccttaagACAAGAACATGGATTTCATTATCTCTCCctttctatctctctctcctctctcaaaaatctattttttttttttaaataaaaaataaaagataattaagtttaaaaaaaaaaaaaaaaaaaaaatgcaaaagttCGTGTGGTTTGAATAGAGATGGAAAAAGCAGAGTAAGAGAAGAGAAGCAGACATGGAAGGAAGCCATAAGAAGCACAACAAGAACTCCCTTTTTTCATCTTCACTTCtcctcttcctttctttaaccttctctttccctctcttcttcttcgtcttcttccccATGAGGAGAAGCATTGCCACCTGTTACAGTGAACACGCCGTCAAAGTCTCCGATTCTTACTGCTCCGGCCCTTCCCCTCATCCCCATGTCCCTTCCCATAATCTccctctctctgtttcttccgTTTACACAGCCGACCTCTCAACcccccaccaccaccaccacctcctcctcATTCTTCTCCACTGGACCGCCCAACAAATGGGTCAAGCCTTCACTATCAAAATCAACTCTGTTTCCCATCCAATTCAAACCCCCAAGGGCCTCAAATCCTTCAAATCCTCTAACAATTCCCACATTTCGATCTTTTGGGACATCTCCGACGCCCGATTTGATCCCGGACCCGACCCGGCTTCTGGCTTCTACATCGTTGTCACTGTGGATTCCCAAATTGCGCTGTTGATCGGTGATCAGAGGGAGAAATTCGTGAAATTGGGGATTTTGAAACCGGATTTCGATACCCATTTCCCCAAATTCTCTCTGGTTTCTCGGAGAGAGGAGTTTTCCGGTTACGATTCGGTTTTCTCCACCAAGGCTAGATTCTCCGACAGCGGTATCCTCCACGAGATTTCGGTCAGCTGCAGCGGCGGAAAGGAATTGAACAACCAGAGGCTGGTAGTGTTAATCGACAAGAAACAGGTGTTTGAAGTAAAGAGATTGAGGTGGAATTTTCGAGGGaatcaaaccatttttttaGATGGGTCGGTAGTTGACATGATGTGGGATGTTTACGACTGGCTTTTCCGCCCCGAATCAGCGGCGGAGACcacggcggcggtggcggcgtTCATGTTCAGGACGAGGCGTGGATTGGACAGTCGGCTGTGGCTGGAGGAGAAAACGAAGCAAGAAAAGCCCGGGTTTTCTCTGTTGATTCGAGCTCGTAAAAATCcagattaattaaaaaaaaaaaaattagttttaattttaattttaattattatttttttgtgtgaTTTTAATTTGGATGAATTGATTCTCTCTCTATGCTCACTCAACTCAAGAGGGAAGTATGTTGaatgtgcttttctttagacATGGGATGTTCCTATTCTAACTTGTATAATtcttatcaaataaaaatgtaaatttcaagcttattttattattttcttattacgaacaattaagaaagaaattagtaatttaaaatgataataaatgcattaacaaaattgaaatgggAATTGGGCCGATTGATTGGGTAATAATATTTGGGCTTTTGGCCCATTTCTCTGGACTCTCAAACCTTCCACGAAAGCCCAGATTCGTCTCCTCTCAAAACACGCTTCTAACAATCACCATTTTTTCAACTCTtctaatgagtttaaatacgtTTAAAGCTCAATAATAAtggaatataattaaaaataataataattaaaaagtatttttttatgatttaaatatttgtatatcAAACTCACTTTTCCATAATTTTATACCATAATTTAATTGCAAATGTATACTTTACTTACTTTAATTTTtgcattaatttaatttatgaaagttaggattatattcttaatttgatATAATGACTTTGTTACAACTAGGAGTGGTTGTTTTCTATAGTGTCCCTCAATAATAAAGCATATGATTCTGTCaattactttatattaaaagagaATATGTTAATTAAACAAGTAACAATAGAATAGGGTGCAAAAACCAAGTTGAAACAtggcataaaataattttaatgaaagaGAAAGGTGTCATGTTCACACAATTAAAGCATCCTTAAGCATGCTTAAAGTgacatataatttaattaatataaggTGTAAAGAGTATATAGTATTGTAAAGTTAATTTATTAACTCTACTATAATATAAGCCAATGTATAAAAATCTATACTATTACTTATCTCAAGTCTGATTCAAAGATGACTCTTATGTATGGTTAAGCACAAACACAACCTAGGTTAGATTTgcgagatcctacattggttggagatagaaacaaaacattccttataagagtatgggaacttctccctaacatttgcgttttaaaatcgtgaggttaacgatgatacgtaaagggtcaaagtgaacaatatttagtagcgatgggcttggactatcacaagtggtatcagagccagacacgagGCGCTGTGCCATCAAGGATGTTGGACTctcaaggaggtggattgtgagatctcacatcggtcgaagaggggaacgaaatatccCTTATAAAGGGTTGAAAATCTAACCAGACACCAGACACTGTGTCAGGAAGAACATTGGATCTCCAAGAGAGTGGATTGATGGATTGTAAAATCTCACGTTGGTTaaaaaggggaacaaaacatttctcataagagtgtgaaaacctagTTAGACATGGACCACTGTGTCAATAAGGGTGTTAGACCCCAAtggagtggattatgagataccacatcgattggagagggaacgaaacgttcatataactcttacatgaaagTTATACACTTTCggagaaagagaaatttgGTTAAAAGAGTAAGACAAATTCATTACGTCTCGATTTCCATCAAACTCTTTAACTCACCTGCCTACAACATTCTTTCTAATATATTTGCAAACATTTCCTCATTGTCTTATAAAGAcgattatatttttctatacaGTCGTAAGACAATAGTGAGCCACACTAATGGCACATGCACATGTCACGATCACTAGGTTGGTTTTTTTAACTTAGATGAACTAACTCTTAGGTACGTCTCCTACCAAATTTCTTATTCACTAAAAGTACAACAAACCAACCTAATTAGTTCCACTACCAAATGACTGAATATTCGTTTAactaagatatttaaaatagatgCTCGATCGACTTGTAAAGACCATCTCAAATGCCATTCAACTATTTTACGAAACACAATTAAATCATACTCGGTGCATGTAGCCACTCGTAACATGTTGGTATACTCTCTATAGATACCAACCTAGCATATGTCCAGAGCCCAGACGGAAGGTGGTCTAAATTGTGAGCTACAAATGGCGACACTCATAACCAAAACAAGCAAAACCCCTGGGTCTCTCAAACCAACTGTGGCCCATTGGCTCACTCATTTCCCccacagtttttttttttctcttttttgtcCCTCCAAACTTTGACCTTCCATGCCCATAGATTTTAACCTTTTTGGAAATCACATACATTTGTCTATTTTCCCATTATAACCTTCTAtctatataattttgtaaatattaaatccacgatgataatatttttttaaaaaaattatattatcgattaagaaaaaaagaagataaatataatttatattacgTTTTTAAGGtataaaaatctatttaaattatattttaactaaagaaaataaatgaatgaaggCTGTAAATGTTGCATATGGAATGAGAATTAATACTATTTGATGTTCTGGAATATTCTTAGGATCCCAAGAGTGGAGGGGTAAATAGTAAATTCGCAGTGATCTATGTGGAAATCCGTCTTTTCTTGCGGGAAAAGAAAGCGCCAAAACTAGTGGCGATGATTTCTCTCTTGTTTCTGCCAAACTGCTTGATATAAACGCAGAGCAGCGAAGCTCCTTTCAATTCACTGCGCTCTCTGCTTCCATCTCttcactctgtttcttcaattttctacGTTTAATCCTCATTTCCTTTGAGAATGTCTTCCTTCAAGAGCAAGTTCCAGGGTAATTCATCCCTTTCTCAAACACTTTCCATTTCTGCTTCTTTGATTTCCTCTGTTCCGATCATAATTTCATTTGGccttttttcttatattctATAAGCATTTCTGCTTAATGGGTTCGTTGATCTTTGTCTTTTGGTTTAGTTTCTCAGATCTGGAGTCATTGTTCTTCTGTTTTCAGTAATTGGGTTGCACTCTGTTTGATCATTACTCTGTTTTTCTGTCGAGATCTCGAGTTAATTTGCTCgtgaattttcatttgattgtGTCCGATTATCCTCtgttttcttaattataacGATTTCATTTCAACGTTTGAAGCAGGATTTTCGATCCATTTTAGCCATGATtcattgttttgaatttgcaacttAATTGGGTTTCCtctgtctgtctgtctgtctCTCTGTTTTTGTATGTTAGTTTCTGGGTTGTGGGAACAGTAATAATGGGAATAAATCTCTGGTTTAAAGGGAATTCTTGTCCATGCAGATGAGCTCATTGCCAATGCTGCCTACATTGGCACTCCTGGAAAGGGTATCCTTGCTGCTGATGAATCAACTGGTACCATCGGCAAACGTCTAGCAAGTATCAATGTTGAGAATGTTGAACTGAACCGACGTGCGCTCCGGGAACTCCTCTTCCTCACGCCCGGCGCCCTTCAATATCTGAGCGGAGTTATCCTGTATGAGGAGACTCTGTACCAGAAGACAGCGGCAGGTAAACCGTTTGATTTTGGGTGTGTTGATGTTTAGCTTTCTAATTTGATTATTTCTGCAGGCAAGCCGTTTGTTGATGTGTTGTTGGAAGGCGGCGTGTTGCCTGGCATCAAGGTCGACAAGGGTACCGTTGAACTTGCTGGTACTAATGGCGAGACAACCACACAGGGTCTTGATGGCCTTGCTCAGCGCTGCCAAAAGTACTACCAAGCCGGTGCTAGGTTCGCCAAATGGCGCGCTGTCCTCAAGATTGGCCCAACCGAGCCCTCGCAATTGTCTATCAATGAGAACGCTTATGGCCTGGCTCGATACGCTGCCATCTGCCAGGAGAACGGCCTTGTTCCTATCGTTGAGCCGGAGATTCTCGTGGATGGTCCTCACAGCATTGAGAAATGCGCAGAGGTGACAGAGCGTGTTCTTGCTGCTTGTTACAAGGCTCTCAACGATCACCACGTCCTTCTCGAAGGAACCCTGTTGAAACCCAACATGGTAACCCCTGGATCTGACGCTGCCAAGGTTGCTCCAGAAGTGATCGCTGAGTACACTGTGCGGGCTCTACAACGCACCGTCCCTCCAGCAGTCCCTGCCATAGTTTTCTTGTCAGGTGGGCAGAGCGAGGAGGAGGCAACCGTGAACCTGAATGCAATGAACAATGTGAAGGGGAAGAAGCCATGGTCGCTGTCTTTCTCGTTCGGACGTGCCCTTCAACAGAGTACTCTGAAGGCATGGGCAGGAAAGGAGTCGAATGTTGTGAAGGCCAGGGCTGCTTTCTTGACAAGGTGCAAGGCCAACTCGGAGGCCACGCTTGGAACGTACAAGGGTGATGCCAAGCTCAGCGAGGGTGCGGCAGAGAGTCTCCATGTCAAGGATTACAAATACTAAATATGGTTGTATGTTGAGGGACAACAATAAGCCTTTTGCTTGAGGCATTGTTGAGTGAGCTGCTctgctttccttttctttccgtTGTAAAACAAATGAAGACAAAGCTACCGTTATTTGTGTTACCAAATAACTCAAATGAATCAATATCATTAATTCTCCTCGATAATATTATCATTCTCTTGGGCCGATCCTATTATCCAGGCCCAAGACCAAGcccaaatatattaattatttgtcGGGGGTGCACAGAGAGAAGGTGACGTTGGAGTCAGTCAAGGTGGGTCTTCTCAAAGTCAAAGaggtatttattatttaaatattctgaGAAGAGAGATAAGGTGAAGGACCATTAAGAATGGAATAGAGTGAGTGGAAGTTTGAAATTGTGAAAGGAAAGAGGGCGACAATGGCAGATATCCATATTCATAAGAAGTGTGTTTTGTGAGTGAAAGTGGAGACCAAACCCCTTACAAGTGTTGACTCACAACTCTTATCCCTTCCTTATTCAACCATGATGTAATCCTCCATTTCTAtgtctctctttctttctacaCCGTTACCTCGACTAGTGTCTACCAGGTTGAGATGGTCAAAATACTTGCCGGTTATCCCGACCCAGATCGCCAGGTTTGTTGGGAGGGAATTCCACAATGACTAATTAAGGAGAGGATTATGGGTATGTtgtatcataccattatggagattCATGATTTCTAACACAGTCTCAATAggatcctcaaatgtcgaataaaaaaattccgAGTCTCGAAAGTgttagtcaaaagtgactcaagtgtacTTTATTAGAGGGCTCTAAAGAAGGAGTTGAGTCGTGATTAAAGGGAAGTTGTTCAAGGCTCCATAAGCTTCAAGGGAGGCTatatggtgtattttgttcgaggggagaatTGCTAGGAGGGAGTCCCATATTGGCTCATCTCCAATGTTACagctttttttaaaagaaagagaaggaatcTTAGGTTATCTCTTTGAATCTATAGATTTATAAGAAGTAAGTTAACTCTCATTTTCTAAACACCCATTACCGAacttagattaaaaaaacatacacaTAAGTCGATGAGATATTGTATGTAAAAAGTACgattaaagaatatttaaacttaagattaaaataataatgtaaatcTAGAGATTGGAAGAGAATGATTCAAGtgattaattaatcatttatttaatttttttaataatatgtattttgtaattatttatagGAAAAACTGTTGGCATCTCCAATAGTAATAAGGACTCATTGGAACTATTTTGTTCAAACACACACTCTATAGTCCATCTCTGCCACATCCTTAAAAACgacattttctcatttaagGAACCTCATGTTTGTCCAAACCTAATCCATGCATTATTTTCCCTATTGTGTCATGCccttaaaaataacattaaaaatttcgAAATCCACGAGAGTTTGACTCTTGGTCCtttgtaaataatatttagctcataaatttattaagattcaaaatataatttaaggaCTCGAGtttaatatatcataaatagACTCATCCTTATTAACGTTATTATGTTAGGCTATGATAATATTAACGTTATTAAGAAACTTAAATCTGATTGAtgtctatttttaattaattgtaaaattgatgatttttttttttttttaatttttttattagggtaTGTAATAATGGAAGAAGACACTGGTGAGGAACAGACATATTTGTCTTCTCAAAGATAGAAAATTagcaataaatttagaaagcACATGCATAGCAGCAAAAATTGACCATGCagacatatatattattattatatatttcctttttcttaattatttgcagttaaaattagaagaaaaaaaaagataatttggATGAAAGCGCGACCGCTCAATCCCACCACTAGCGGTTATAGTTggttttgactcgttacgtatagccgtcagtctcacagttttaaaatgcttcgactagggagaagtttccatacccttatacgaaatgtttcgttcccctctccaactgacgtgagatctcataatccacctcccttggagGCCAGCGTCATCACTAGCACATTGCTCGGTGTTTTGactcttatatcatttgtaatagcttaaTCTCACTACTTGCCGATATTATAtgttttgacctgttacgtatcactgtcagcctcacaattttaaaatataaatattagggagaggttttcacatatTTAGAGGTAAGGCTTCGTACCCCTCTTCCatcgatgtgaaatctcacgtaaataaacaaaagagaaaaaaaagagagggaaaaagaaaaacaatatttgatttaatttgcAATAATAATTGTTGGATGAAGAAATCCCCATGAacttaatataatatattcaataattatcaAATCCCAACCAGCTAAACCCTAGACCAGACActgaatctctctctctctctgtctctgaCCATGTAGCTGTAATGGATTCCATTGTCAAAGTCTTTCAAGTTTTGCATAATGACTTCATCATTAGCTCAACTTTGGTCACTTCCATTGTTGAGTTTCAGACCAAAATTTTCCCACAAACCAGATTGAGACTGATCACCTTCACCCATCAAGAACCGAAAGCAACTATCTTGCACCACATGGCTGCCACTACCCCCGCCGCCCCCACCGCCAGCGTTCGAGCTGTTAGGACTTTGTTCTTTGATCTCGGCACCACCGCCGCAGGGTCCTCCGCCGCTGTAGAGGGAGGAATCTGTTTGGAAGTAAAGATTGTAGGTGGTGGCTGATCTTGAATTCTCCTTGCGTTTCTTGTTGCCTTCATCTATTGTTTTCCTTTGGTAATTATTGTTGTCTACTAGTTCTCTACCGGTGTTGTTGTTTAGTATTTCGCTCCCGTCTTCGTTTTGGTTATCGCTGTTATTCCGATGACGCTCCGGTGCGATTAATCCGTGGTCGGGCGACGAGTTGTAGTCTCTCAATTCTCGTCCCGTTAGCCTTTGCAATGCCTCCATTAATGCTGCATCTCTAGCCTCTATCCATGCTCTCTCCTTTGCCCAAAAGCTCCTCTCTCGGTCCATCCTCGACACTTCTTGTCTCCTCCATTCCTCCTCACgaatctgaaaaaaaaaacacaaataattGGATCAAAGGATTGcaaattcaaatccaaattgaaattgaaattgaaattgaaattgaaattcatATTCAATGCATTGTACAATACCATTctatccttttccttttgttcaAGAGTTTTCATGAGCTTCTCCAACCAAGCCTCTTGTTTATCAATGAGCTTCCTCATTTGCGAGTCGATAAACTGTTTGATCTTCGCCTTCCAGCATTTCCCGCCTCGTCGTTTCCGTCTCTTCTCGACCGAATCGTTGTCCATAATGCCAACCGAGCCGAGGTCATCGTTGTCATCAGACGAGGCTGAGGTTTCAAACTCGGACGTGTTAGAGAGGCTGAGGCTGTCACAGTAATGCTTCTGTTGAGCTTCGTAGCTCATTGGTAGAGCGGTGGTCGGATTGTTAGTCCCATTTTGTTGGAAGCTAAGGTTGCTGTCTCCAACAAAATGGGAATCTGGAAGTTGAGCTGAATTGGTTGTTTCACCATAGAGAGCTTCCAACTGCCTGAAGAATCTGTAGTTCTTACCATCTTGTCTTCCAGCTTTGCCTTCCTTTgtctttttgtaatatttataCAAATTCTCAAACTTTTCTCTGCATTTTTTCCCACTTCTTTGATAATTGTGTTCCTCAGCCATGATtctgaaacaaaaacaacatctTTTTAATcaacaaacaatttttattaatgattcATGTCANaaaaaaaaaaaaaaaaaaaaaaaaaaaaaaaaaaaccctagatttcaaaatcacattTGCCCCCAAATTCTAACAAAATCTTCATCTTTCTTGCTCAAGAACCAAAATC is part of the Cucurbita pepo subsp. pepo cultivar mu-cu-16 chromosome LG03, ASM280686v2, whole genome shotgun sequence genome and encodes:
- the LOC111791624 gene encoding uncharacterized protein LOC111791624; the protein is MRRSIATCYSEHAVKVSDSYCSGPSPHPHVPSHNLPLSVSSVYTADLSTPHHHHHLLLILLHWTAQQMGQAFTIKINSVSHPIQTPKGLKSFKSSNNSHISIFWDISDARFDPGPDPASGFYIVVTVDSQIALLIGDQREKFVKLGILKPDFDTHFPKFSLVSRREEFSGYDSVFSTKARFSDSGILHEISVSCSGGKELNNQRLVVLIDKKQVFEVKRLRWNFRGNQTIFLDGSVVDMMWDVYDWLFRPESAAETTAAVAAFMFRTRRGLDSRLWLEEKTKQEKPGFSLLIRARKNPD
- the LOC111789975 gene encoding trihelix transcription factor PTL, whose protein sequence is MEMDDQYALSDLRHLMTTPPSRSHFPSSSSIPHHDLFSSSSTSSPAAAFRHHHHHHHTPYDLIMMMPRDPLPDFRSDSTATPPAVVSAPTAPTAFELETASLAADCATPRWPRQETLTLLDIRSRLDSKFKEANQKGPLWDEVSRIMAEEHNYQRSGKKCREKFENLYKYYKKTKEGKAGRQDGKNYRFFRQLEALYGETTNSAQLPDSHFVGDSNLSFQQNGTNNPTTALPMSYEAQQKHYCDSLSLSNTSEFETSASSDDNDDLGSVGIMDNDSVEKRRKRRGGKCWKAKIKQFIDSQMRKLIDKQEAWLEKLMKTLEQKEKDRMIREEEWRRQEVSRMDRERSFWAKERAWIEARDAALMEALQRLTGRELRDYNSSPDHGLIAPERHRNNSDNQNEDGSEILNNNTGRELVDNNNYQRKTIDEGNKKRKENSRSATTYNLYFQTDSSLYSGGGPCGGGAEIKEQSPNSSNAGGGGGGGSGSHVVQDSCFRFLMGEGDQSQSGLWENFGLKLNNGSDQS
- the LOC111791807 gene encoding fructose-bisphosphate aldolase 6, cytosolic-like yields the protein MSSFKSKFQDELIANAAYIGTPGKGILAADESTGTIGKRLASINVENVELNRRALRELLFLTPGALQYLSGVILYEETLYQKTAAGKPFVDVLLEGGVLPGIKVDKGTVELAGTNGETTTQGLDGLAQRCQKYYQAGARFAKWRAVLKIGPTEPSQLSINENAYGLARYAAICQENGLVPIVEPEILVDGPHSIEKCAEVTERVLAACYKALNDHHVLLEGTLLKPNMVTPGSDAAKVAPEVIAEYTVRALQRTVPPAVPAIVFLSGGQSEEEATVNLNAMNNVKGKKPWSLSFSFGRALQQSTLKAWAGKESNVVKARAAFLTRCKANSEATLGTYKGDAKLSEGAAESLHVKDYKY